The following coding sequences lie in one Chelmon rostratus isolate fCheRos1 chromosome 2, fCheRos1.pri, whole genome shotgun sequence genomic window:
- the gcnt7 gene encoding beta-1,3-galactosyl-O-glycosyl-glycoprotein beta-1,6-N-acetylglucosaminyltransferase 7: MRQLERTKFSFLFCLGMSVIISSVIYLKTRIPTEPKPIEPQNCKPFATECKAFLPGMEEGVEWYHRDCQVERYIHNSRLQCSNLTRELHFITRPLSREEEDYPLAFILTVHKELELFVRLLRAIYMPQNVYCIHVDAKAPLEYKAAVRKLVSCFKNTFLSSRSETVTYAGFSRLQADLNCMKDLAKSNIGWRKVVNLCGQDFPVKSNLELVQYMQGKEWRDRNMTPGVKQPESMRHRTQLQHTEIRGSHVALKGAGLKKSPPPHNLQVYFGTAYYALTRAFVDFVLKSSIAHDLLEWSKDTFSPDEHYWVTLNHIKEAPGSDIDGGWAGDIRAIKWRDQEGGTHNGCKGYYIRDICIYGLEDLPWIINRNSMFANKFEGNSFPEALDCLEQWHRNKVLSQATVPIEPSWLLAIQSNSSSSYFNSSAGA; encoded by the exons ATGCGCCAGCTTGAAAGGACAAAATTCAGCTTCCTGTTCTGCCTGGGGATGAGTGTTATTATTTCTTCAGTCATTTACTTGAAGACCAGGATACCAACAGAGCCCAAGCCCATAGAGCCTCAAAACTGCAAGCCCTTTGCCACCGAATGTAAAGCTTTTCTGCCCGGCATGGAAGAGGGAGTAGAGTGGTACCACCGAGACTGCCAG GTAGAACGCTATATTCATAATAGTCGCCTGCAGTGTTCCAATCTGACCAGAGAGCTACACTTCATCACAAGACCTCTGAGCCGTGAGGAGGAGGACTACCCTTTAGCATTCATTCTGACTGTTCACAAGGAGCTGGAGCTTTTTGTGCGCCTGTTGCGGGCCATTTACATGCCACAAAATGTCTATTGCATTCATGTGGATGCTAAAGCTCCATTGGAGTACAAGGCGGCCGTGAGGAAGCTCgtcagctgctttaaaaacaccttCCTCTCCAGCCGCAGCGAGACAGTGACCTATGCTGGGTTTTCCCGCCTGCAAGCCGATTTGAACTGCATGAAGGATCTTGCAAAGTCCAACATAGGCTGGAGGAAAGTGGTGAATCTGTGTGGACAGGATTTTCCCGTCAAGAGCAACCTGGAACTGGTGCAGTACATGCAGGGTAAAGAATggagggacagaaacatgacgCCTGGGGTCAAGCAGCCGGAGTCTATGAGGCACAGGACACAGCTCCAGCACACTGAGATCAGAGGGTCACATGTGGCTCTGAAAGGGGCGGGACTAAAAAAAAGTCCTCCGCCACACAATCTGCAAGTTTATTTTGGAACAGCCTACTATGCTCTCACAAGGGCTTTTGTAGATTTTGTTCTGAAAAGCTCAATAGCTCACGACCTCTTAGAGTGGTCCAAAGACACATTCAGCCCGGACGAGCACTACTGGGTGACACTCAACCACATCAAAG AAGCTCCAGGCAGCGACATAGATGGAGGCTGGGCAGGAGACATCCGGGCAATCAAGTGGAGGGATCAAGAAGGAGGAACACACAATGGCTGCAAAG ggtaTTACATCAGAGATATCTGCATCTATGGACTGGAAGACCTGCCATGGATCATCAACAGGAACAGCATGTTTGCCAATAAGTTTGAGGGTAATTCCTTTCCAGAGGCACTGGATTGCTTGGAGCAGTGGCACAGGAACAAGGTGTTGAGCCAGGCAACTGTTCCCATAGAGCCATCGTGGCTGCTGGCCATACAGAGCAACTCAAGCAGCAGCTACTTCAACAGCAGTGCTGGAGCATGA
- the rtf2 gene encoding replication termination factor 2 produces the protein MGCDGGTIPKRHELVKGPKKVEKVDKNAELAAKWKYCALSQEKLRRPIVSCELGRLYNKDAVIEFLLDKSAERPNAEAVVHIRGIKDIKELNLTDNPEWEGERRNAKGDRYEDIHCGMFICPVVGLEMNGKHRFCYLQTCGCVFSDRAMKEVKTEICHKCGDPFKVDDVVVLNGTKDEVEKLREKMEERRTKAKTKKSKKSKAAGTVSTPSESKDDTKSPQVDEDGRSPLQNGGDNSQSAVAGPSGSSSSSKGAKSSTTSATKRSIQSMEEKSEAFKSLFTTHSSAKRTKDQTSNWVTHTPYHF, from the exons ATGGGATGTGATGGAGGAACGATTCCCAAAAGACACGAGTTGGTAAAAGGTCCCAAAAAAGTCGAGAAG GTCGATAAAAATGCGGAGTTAGCTGCCAAATGGAAATACTGCGCCTTGAGCCAGGAGAAACTCAGACGTCCCATTGTTTCCTGTGAACTGGGAAG GCTCTATAACAAAGATGCTGTCATTGAATTCCTTCTGGATAAGTCTGCTGAGAGACCCAATGCCGAGGCTGTAGTTCACATCCGTGGGATCAAG GATATTAAGGAACTGAACTTGACTGATAACCctgagtgggagggagagagaagaaatgcTAAAGGGGACAGATATGAGGACATCCACTGCGGCATGTTCATTTGCCCTGTTGTTGGGTTGGAGATGAATGGCAAGCACAG GTTCTGTTACCTGCAGACCTGTGGCTGCGTGTTTTCTGACAGGGCCATGAAGGAGGTCAAGACAGAAATCTGTCACAAG TGTGGCGACCCGTTCAAAGTTGACGATGTTGTTGTGCTCAATGGCACTAAAGACGAGGTGGAGAAGCTGAGGGAGAAGATGGAAGAGAGGCGGACCAAAGCCAAAACTAAG AAATCAAAGAAGAGCAAAGCAGCAGGAACTGTGTCCACGCCATCAGAATCAAAAG ATGACACAAAATCTCCGCAAGTGGATGAAGACGGGAGGAGCCCACTGCAAAACGGTGGTGACAACAGCCAGTCAG CTGTGGCCGGACCCTCGGGATCCTCCAGCTCCTCTAAAGGCGCCAAGTCTTCGACCACCTCCGCCACCAAGAGGTCCATCCAGAGCATGGAGGAGAAGTCGGAGGCCTTCAAATCCCTGTTCACCACCCACAGCTCTGCCAAGCGCACCAAAGATCAGACTTCCAACTGGGTCACCCACACCCCGTATCACTTCTAG